The bacterium genome contains a region encoding:
- a CDS encoding helix-turn-helix domain-containing protein, with product MSSGILISDIAKAAGVADSTVSLVLNGKGDRVRISVDTQARIRNLASQMGYQPHQLARDIALGRGKPLRGISDVKLQMDDKVSDNRKIGLIFSAASPVESFALLPDQVSVFVAADYRVEIMKVSSEPRGASEQVLQFLAEGAVGVLCCTTIYTAVVEAVAGRVPVIVLWKGGAKSLLAKITGVDVSGVPAVTSPTPTPSPVPAQKPIVLTPPASGVVTPKPVTAPISMVAKAVPILVTAEAQVVVPERVVIESVPVPPPPPEPVPMPEVMMQPVPDIVMPEPPVLETIPVVPEVAPIPVITPKPVVVPEPVLIEPTPVPPPEPVPTMPDNVTPEPVSDSVPVAAEAAHENETEMPDDQNSSIASAAPS from the coding sequence ATGAGTAGTGGCATTTTGATTTCTGACATAGCAAAGGCGGCCGGAGTGGCCGATTCAACTGTCTCGCTTGTCCTTAACGGGAAAGGGGACAGGGTTCGGATCAGTGTCGACACGCAAGCTCGTATCCGGAATCTCGCTAGCCAGATGGGGTATCAACCGCATCAGTTGGCTCGGGATATTGCACTTGGGAGAGGCAAGCCGCTTCGCGGCATTTCTGATGTAAAACTTCAAATGGATGACAAGGTTTCGGATAATCGTAAGATTGGCCTCATCTTCTCCGCCGCCAGTCCGGTGGAGTCCTTCGCGCTACTTCCAGACCAGGTATCAGTGTTCGTAGCGGCCGATTACCGGGTGGAGATTATGAAAGTTTCGTCCGAGCCTCGGGGCGCGAGTGAACAGGTGCTCCAGTTTCTAGCCGAAGGTGCGGTGGGAGTGTTGTGCTGTACGACTATTTACACCGCCGTGGTGGAAGCCGTGGCGGGAAGAGTGCCGGTGATTGTCCTTTGGAAAGGTGGGGCCAAGTCGTTGCTGGCGAAGATAACAGGCGTCGACGTGAGTGGGGTGCCGGCCGTTACATCCCCAACGCCGACTCCTTCCCCGGTGCCCGCCCAAAAACCTATCGTATTGACACCGCCAGCATCTGGCGTGGTCACGCCGAAGCCGGTGACAGCGCCAATTTCCATGGTGGCGAAGGCGGTGCCGATCCTAGTCACCGCCGAAGCGCAGGTGGTCGTGCCTGAGCGGGTTGTCATTGAGTCGGTGCCGGTCCCGCCCCCGCCCCCTGAACCCGTGCCGATGCCGGAAGTGATGATGCAGCCGGTGCCGGACATCGTGATGCCAGAGCCGCCGGTGTTAGAGACTATTCCCGTGGTGCCCGAAGTGGCGCCGATTCCTGTTATCACCCCGAAACCGGTAGTCGTGCCTGAGCCAGTTCTCATTGAGCCGACACCGGTTCCACCTCCAGAACCCGTGCCAACGATGCCAGATAATGTGACGCCGGAACCGGTTTCGGATTCAGTTCCTGTCGCGGCTGAGGCTGCTCATGAGAATGAAACTGAAATGCCAGACGATCAAAATTCCTCTATTGCAAGCGCAGCACCATCATGA
- a CDS encoding type II toxin-antitoxin system VapC family toxin: MAEMTVFCDTSVLVAACIHKHPHYERARPILESIASGEIVGFVSTHSLAEAFSALTSVPITPRILPSEARDIIATNIRKHFQLVAVTAEMYQRAVEVCVGCGLGGGKVYDALLFECARLSQADRIYTFNLQDFRRLAPDLVTRISAP, translated from the coding sequence ATGGCGGAAATGACGGTCTTTTGCGACACATCCGTTTTGGTTGCCGCTTGCATCCATAAGCATCCTCATTATGAGCGGGCACGCCCGATCTTGGAGTCTATAGCCAGCGGAGAAATAGTCGGCTTTGTTTCAACTCATAGTTTGGCGGAGGCGTTTTCTGCTTTGACTTCAGTCCCGATCACTCCGCGGATCCTGCCGTCCGAAGCTAGAGATATTATCGCCACGAATATCAGGAAGCACTTCCAACTGGTGGCCGTCACGGCTGAAATGTATCAACGGGCAGTTGAAGTCTGTGTCGGATGCGGGCTCGGAGGCGGTAAGGTTTACGACGCCTTATTGTTTGAGTGTGCCCGCCTGTCCCAAGCGGATCGGATCTACACTTTCAATCTCCAGGATTTCCGCCGGCTAGCCCCGGATCTTGTGACCCGTATTTCCGCACCGTGA
- a CDS encoding AbrB/MazE/SpoVT family DNA-binding domain-containing protein — MKAKLNIDKAGRVILPQAVRRQFHLVAGDHLDLQILPDGIFLKVHDRQAHLVENNGLLVHEGEPTGDLNQAVELSRSNRDAEVLGWRK; from the coding sequence ATGAAAGCTAAATTGAATATTGATAAAGCTGGGCGGGTCATTCTGCCTCAAGCGGTTCGCCGCCAATTTCATCTGGTTGCGGGGGATCACCTTGATCTGCAAATATTGCCCGATGGAATATTCTTGAAAGTCCATGATCGCCAGGCACATCTGGTAGAAAATAATGGGCTTCTGGTTCATGAGGGAGAGCCAACCGGAGATCTCAACCAAGCCGTCGAACTGAGCCGGTCAAACCGTGATGCAGAAGTGCTGGGATGGCGGAAATGA
- the nfo gene encoding deoxyribonuclease IV, which yields MYYVGPHVSIGGGVENAPINAKVLGATGFGMFVKNQRQWTAAPYTAANLAAFKTQMKVDGYTAAQVMPHAGYLINLANPDAAAHEKSMAALLDELRRCMALGLDKLNLHPGSHLRLITPKAACERVAKSINAALSETAGVTVVIENTAGSGGNLGSTFEEIRSIIDGVEDKSRVGVCLDTMHAFAAGYDIRTRNGFLETMDHFTKTVGMHYLRGMHLNDSKVAFNSHVDRHESLGAGLLGIDVFKCIMRDKRFENMPLVLETPNEELWGKELHLLKEMAG from the coding sequence ATGTATTACGTCGGACCACATGTGTCGATTGGGGGAGGGGTGGAGAATGCACCGATTAACGCCAAGGTGTTGGGGGCCACCGGTTTTGGGATGTTTGTCAAGAATCAGCGCCAGTGGACGGCGGCGCCTTATACGGCGGCGAACCTGGCCGCATTTAAAACCCAAATGAAGGTTGATGGGTATACGGCGGCCCAGGTCATGCCTCATGCGGGGTACCTTATCAATTTGGCAAATCCGGATGCGGCGGCGCATGAGAAGTCAATGGCCGCATTGCTGGACGAGTTGCGGCGCTGCATGGCGCTCGGTTTGGACAAGTTGAATCTTCATCCGGGCAGCCACCTGCGCCTGATTACGCCAAAAGCGGCCTGTGAACGCGTGGCGAAATCCATCAATGCGGCCTTGTCTGAAACGGCTGGCGTGACGGTTGTGATTGAAAACACGGCTGGCAGTGGCGGTAATTTAGGCTCAACGTTCGAGGAGATCCGGTCGATCATTGATGGGGTAGAGGATAAGTCCCGTGTGGGCGTCTGCCTTGATACCATGCACGCCTTTGCGGCAGGGTATGACATTCGTACGCGTAACGGATTTCTTGAAACCATGGATCACTTCACGAAAACGGTGGGTATGCACTACCTGCGTGGCATGCATCTGAACGACTCCAAGGTGGCGTTCAACTCGCATGTGGACCGGCATGAATCACTGGGAGCCGGGCTTCTGGGAATTGACGTATTCAAATGCATCATGCGGGACAAGCGGTTCGAGAACATGCCGCTGGTGCTCGAGACGCCGAACGAAGAGCTCTGGGGAAAAGAGCTCCACTTGTTGAAGGAAATGGCGGGTTAG
- a CDS encoding protein kinase, whose product MRLHYMCSNCGAEMDVSDREIQNLEQTGLFQKRLQCSICNVFIAIPDARLTNRSEISGYRISSRVEVDGPREIYAAEHIQTHRKMELQILHAPFAESGEPSALFLNDMNRYMKIRHPNLISILDAGRTSEGIYFVAWQRIKNKSLEYRMWEGGALELKPALHLATLIGQVLEWLWTQHGLIYGHLSPRRIWIAPDKTVQLFNTILSPLVKDQPPSFPLDTLMAGMPGFLSPEILNGSTHLDCRSDMYALGATLYNMLTGTAPFCGLNPQQIQEAQASSSLPDPRTLRPDLPTAVVEFLKSTLAHDPSDRPQDWSTFLSQLASLQKDQPIPQPVHMASHSVLIQLEPSLIPPISKKIVIQRASRNPIRTKTPTTAPAANPSRAFFGILAVGLITVIAFLTWLATRVPPPSPPAKLVFRTTTNSSLSSTTITLPPQQPHLKPSNTVSKILQPTNSFDALYRSTQEYLKNNPMDYDGLLAQYDALLIMTETTKPHWHARILDERRGIEMTKSFALDRALEEIQQKTEEFDKNANYAAGISWLTSYQGVFSNQTSALRDSLCSNLVLHAHVNANTSRAKQQKQQATQHDELTAKRKSFLEVIAKAVLANNFEQARKNIQNWNTPSDLGWSKTQQDDLLSQLGLISKLSEKIMERYHAMIGTTVKIELINGLISGKLIAVENQVLTIQSLSADGEIITLPVSIDKIRPQDVFLRLASLNPLERGLLQGFFACQHNDDKLALASFTGMTNSLLVTALIAHIEETISQTREAEAQKALNAVLTLAGINPDKKDASTPIALQIDQTSFPDFQCLKIKEASQRFTELYGRSSTAQNAAPILTALNDVSPIVRKIDLVTLENMMNTLKAWKSGETHLLFSYRIDGALACLDLSENRILPDLSPLKILPFKELSFRKCGMTKLPSLEGFRINRLDLSDSAIVNLTGLKGASIDTLILSGTQVASLHVLKSVPVRVFHAENCENLSDLSGLATTNLTNIVLTGSAVSDLSPLENAPLISADFSNCTLINDLKPLSRCPLTELNIAGCHRISMIYALKGLPLRKLNISGTKVSDLGPLTEMPLETLILANARNITDLTPLANNKSLQSLTLPTDSVNVTCLRQHKTLEAIGFPAPIRAALFWQKQE is encoded by the coding sequence ATGCGTTTACATTACATGTGCAGTAACTGCGGGGCGGAGATGGACGTCTCAGACCGCGAAATCCAGAATTTGGAACAGACGGGCCTGTTCCAGAAGCGGCTTCAGTGCTCTATTTGTAATGTTTTCATTGCCATTCCCGATGCCAGGTTGACGAACCGGTCTGAAATTTCAGGCTATCGTATCTCGTCACGGGTAGAAGTCGATGGCCCCCGTGAAATCTACGCAGCTGAACATATCCAGACCCATCGAAAAATGGAATTGCAGATACTCCATGCCCCCTTTGCCGAAAGCGGTGAACCCTCCGCCCTTTTCCTGAATGACATGAACCGGTACATGAAGATCAGGCATCCGAACCTGATCAGTATTCTGGATGCTGGCCGAACCAGTGAAGGAATATATTTCGTCGCATGGCAACGAATCAAAAACAAATCCCTGGAATACCGGATGTGGGAAGGCGGGGCACTGGAGCTCAAGCCTGCTCTACATTTAGCCACTCTTATCGGACAGGTTCTGGAATGGCTTTGGACTCAACATGGATTAATTTACGGGCACCTTTCACCCCGCCGCATCTGGATTGCACCAGACAAAACCGTGCAGTTATTCAACACGATTCTATCCCCACTCGTAAAAGATCAGCCCCCCTCCTTCCCCTTGGATACGTTAATGGCAGGCATGCCAGGGTTCTTGAGCCCCGAGATACTGAACGGCTCCACTCATCTGGATTGCCGCAGTGACATGTACGCCCTAGGTGCGACCCTCTACAACATGCTGACAGGTACCGCACCATTCTGCGGACTGAATCCTCAACAAATCCAAGAGGCCCAAGCCAGCTCTTCACTACCCGATCCCCGTACCTTAAGACCTGATCTTCCCACAGCCGTCGTGGAATTTTTAAAATCAACATTAGCCCACGATCCCTCAGATCGCCCCCAGGACTGGTCTACTTTCCTAAGCCAGCTCGCCAGCCTTCAAAAAGATCAGCCTATTCCCCAGCCTGTCCACATGGCGAGCCATTCGGTGCTCATCCAACTGGAGCCGTCCCTGATTCCGCCCATTTCGAAGAAAATTGTCATCCAGAGAGCAAGCCGGAACCCGATCAGGACCAAGACTCCGACAACCGCACCAGCAGCGAATCCCTCACGGGCCTTCTTCGGAATATTAGCCGTCGGCCTCATCACCGTCATCGCATTTCTCACCTGGCTGGCCACACGCGTTCCACCGCCCTCCCCCCCGGCCAAGTTAGTGTTCCGTACCACCACGAATTCATCTTTGTCATCCACGACAATCACCCTGCCACCCCAACAACCTCACCTCAAACCCTCCAACACGGTTTCAAAGATCCTCCAACCCACTAATTCCTTTGATGCGCTTTATCGGTCTACCCAGGAGTACCTGAAAAACAACCCTATGGATTACGATGGCCTGCTGGCGCAATACGATGCCCTGCTGATCATGACTGAGACAACGAAACCCCATTGGCACGCCCGGATTCTGGATGAACGACGCGGGATCGAAATGACAAAATCCTTCGCCTTGGATCGCGCCCTTGAGGAAATCCAACAAAAGACCGAAGAATTTGATAAAAATGCAAACTACGCCGCCGGCATTTCCTGGTTAACCAGCTATCAGGGTGTCTTCTCGAATCAGACAAGCGCATTGAGGGACAGTCTTTGCAGCAACCTCGTTCTGCATGCGCATGTAAACGCTAACACCTCCAGGGCCAAACAACAAAAACAACAGGCAACACAGCACGATGAGCTGACGGCGAAACGCAAAAGCTTTCTTGAAGTGATTGCAAAAGCTGTTCTGGCTAATAATTTTGAACAAGCACGCAAAAACATTCAGAACTGGAATACCCCTTCCGATTTGGGCTGGTCTAAAACGCAACAGGATGACCTGCTCTCTCAATTAGGGCTTATCAGCAAACTTTCAGAGAAAATCATGGAGCGCTACCACGCCATGATCGGTACGACTGTAAAAATTGAACTCATCAACGGCTTAATCAGCGGCAAGTTGATCGCGGTTGAAAATCAAGTGCTTACGATCCAATCCCTCTCCGCCGATGGCGAAATCATTACCCTTCCGGTCTCCATCGATAAAATTCGCCCTCAAGATGTCTTTCTCCGGCTTGCCAGTCTGAATCCTTTAGAACGAGGCCTGCTTCAAGGCTTCTTTGCCTGCCAGCACAACGATGACAAACTGGCTTTAGCCAGTTTCACAGGCATGACCAACAGTCTCCTGGTAACGGCGCTTATAGCCCATATTGAGGAGACCATAAGCCAGACCCGCGAGGCGGAGGCACAAAAAGCACTCAATGCCGTATTGACCCTGGCAGGCATCAACCCCGATAAGAAGGATGCGTCAACTCCGATTGCGTTACAGATTGACCAGACTTCCTTCCCCGATTTTCAATGCCTCAAAATCAAGGAGGCCTCACAACGTTTTACCGAGCTGTACGGCCGCAGCTCTACAGCGCAAAATGCAGCCCCCATTCTGACTGCCTTGAACGACGTTTCCCCCATCGTTCGTAAAATCGACCTGGTGACCTTGGAAAACATGATGAATACCCTGAAGGCTTGGAAATCAGGGGAGACCCACCTGCTGTTTTCTTATCGGATCGACGGAGCGCTTGCCTGTCTCGATTTGTCGGAAAACAGAATTCTCCCTGACCTATCGCCCTTAAAGATTCTTCCTTTTAAAGAACTTTCATTCCGAAAATGCGGAATGACTAAATTGCCCTCACTGGAAGGCTTCCGCATCAATCGTCTGGACTTGAGTGACAGTGCTATCGTCAACTTAACGGGACTCAAGGGGGCTTCCATTGACACGCTCATACTCTCAGGCACTCAAGTGGCGAGTCTTCATGTTCTGAAATCAGTACCCGTCCGTGTCTTCCATGCCGAAAATTGTGAGAATCTGTCGGACCTATCCGGCCTGGCGACGACAAATCTTACCAATATCGTCCTGACAGGCTCCGCCGTCTCGGACCTGTCTCCTTTGGAAAATGCCCCCCTGATCAGCGCCGACTTTTCAAATTGCACATTAATTAACGATCTGAAGCCCCTCAGTCGGTGTCCCCTCACAGAGTTGAACATTGCGGGATGCCATCGCATATCAATGATTTATGCCTTGAAGGGACTTCCTTTACGAAAGCTCAATATCAGCGGCACAAAAGTCAGTGATCTTGGACCGCTGACAGAAATGCCATTAGAGACATTGATTCTCGCGAACGCCCGAAACATTACGGATCTTACGCCGCTGGCCAATAATAAATCACTGCAAAGCCTGACGCTCCCCACTGATTCGGTAAACGTGACCTGCCTGCGCCAACACAAAACACTTGAAGCCATCGGCTTCCCTGCTCCGATTAGGGCTGCCCTGTTTTGGCAAAAACAGGAATAA
- the gmd gene encoding GDP-mannose 4,6-dehydratase: MSNVKKALITGITGQDGSYLAELLLQKGYEVTGIVRRSSSISRTRIDHLLDRNLKLHLEYGDLADSSSLRHVMTKVQPDEVYNLAAQSHVRISFDQPEYTADVTGLGVLRVLEAIRDYNNATGSKVRFYQASSSEMFGAAKPPQSEATPFHPRSPYAVAKVAGFWQTVNYRESYDMHASNGILFNHESERRGENFVTRKITRAAGRIKVGLQKNLALGNLDAKRDWGHARDYVEAMWLMLQQERPDDYVVATGESYSVRAFLNEVFGHLNLNWQDFVKIDPRFYRPAEVDYLLGDPGKAMKTLGWKPKITFKELARLMTEFDLELAQREAHAASFNGKV, from the coding sequence ATGAGTAATGTCAAAAAAGCGTTAATTACGGGTATCACAGGGCAGGATGGCTCCTATCTGGCAGAATTACTTTTGCAGAAGGGATACGAGGTCACCGGCATTGTCCGTCGGTCCAGTTCGATCAGTCGAACACGTATTGACCATCTCCTCGACAGAAATCTCAAACTACACCTTGAATACGGGGATCTTGCGGATAGCTCCTCGCTCCGTCATGTCATGACCAAGGTTCAGCCTGACGAGGTTTATAACCTTGCGGCCCAATCCCACGTCCGAATTTCTTTCGATCAACCGGAATATACAGCGGACGTCACAGGACTGGGCGTGTTGAGGGTTTTGGAGGCGATTCGCGACTACAACAACGCTACAGGCTCAAAAGTCCGATTCTATCAGGCTTCCTCTTCTGAAATGTTTGGGGCCGCTAAGCCGCCCCAAAGTGAAGCCACTCCGTTCCACCCGCGTAGTCCCTATGCCGTGGCAAAAGTGGCTGGTTTCTGGCAAACGGTCAACTATCGGGAATCGTATGACATGCACGCCAGCAATGGCATTTTGTTCAACCACGAGAGCGAGCGACGCGGCGAGAACTTCGTTACCCGCAAGATCACCCGGGCGGCAGGCCGGATCAAGGTTGGACTGCAAAAAAATCTGGCACTCGGGAATCTGGATGCCAAGCGCGACTGGGGCCATGCCCGCGATTACGTGGAGGCCATGTGGTTGATGCTGCAGCAAGAAAGACCAGACGATTACGTTGTTGCAACAGGCGAATCCTATAGCGTCAGGGCATTTCTGAACGAGGTCTTTGGCCACCTTAACCTCAACTGGCAGGACTTTGTTAAAATTGACCCCCGCTTCTACCGCCCGGCTGAAGTGGATTATTTGCTGGGTGATCCGGGTAAGGCCATGAAAACACTCGGGTGGAAACCAAAAATTACCTTTAAAGAACTGGCCCGACTCATGACTGAATTCGACCTTGAACTAGCACAGCGTGAGGCCCACGCCGCTTCCTTCAACGGAAAAGTGTGA
- the gspD gene encoding type II secretion system secretin GspD — protein sequence MRSLFGILALAGSLFQLYPAQAQGFPPTVRPASPPAITRAPAETKADTNRTVELKFNQAPLDSILQYYCSELTDRTLLQAPNVNAIITLRSQTPLTVPEAIQAIKAVLAMNNIALINQGDKFVKAVPITAAPQEGLQIQTNQADQVIHPETDELVSEVVPLKFIDPAEAQKAIAGLIHAYGKILPLERINSLLIADTSVNLNRIKDILARIDQPLDIKESIHILQMRNSKPSDIKTKLEEIIADQKDKEKQPTVRRLNTSGAPGVDTTPVTIPGVIRARNMIPTGTPKTTDATEGSDSSDDRMIRGNVKVIADDRTGSLIIITREENMKFFEQVVSALDVGTAPDVTIEVIRLEYADAEEVASMLNALIGAAASTTSKSSTPKKTSATSSTAARTDGTPGSTTTAAAREEPRSYQLQEFIDQQRQLASAKGPEGKTKVGQLSAENIKILADTRINGLILMASKADMAALKDILKGMDVMLSQVLIEAVIMQVSLDKNLERGVDWVQRSMIAYNGRNGGRNAEFGFAGAGGGGKGTPINATTINSSAGIGGAGGLTYYFTQFGLNLDAVIKMSQSDNRSKIIASPIILTTDNKEAKIEVSDEDYFYKGVSYVGSYGATSQQSVPNVEARKVGLSLVVTPRINAKKFVVMEIAQKIEDISSYKTIVDSSGKNDWPIVSSREMTASVSVRNGETIILGGLVKNHNTENKNGIPFLNKLPFIGFLFGAASDTGKRSEIVVFITPYVLDSPEEIETESARRKAALSADSAGMWEKGWSDSNLADPPKNSRGWKSLLK from the coding sequence ATGAGAAGTCTTTTCGGGATACTGGCGCTGGCCGGATCCCTCTTCCAGCTATACCCCGCCCAGGCGCAGGGATTCCCCCCTACCGTTCGTCCAGCTTCGCCTCCAGCCATTACACGCGCCCCTGCTGAAACCAAAGCAGATACCAATCGGACAGTTGAGCTAAAGTTTAATCAGGCACCTCTGGACTCGATCCTGCAATACTATTGCTCAGAATTGACCGACCGCACCCTGCTGCAGGCCCCTAACGTCAACGCCATCATCACCCTGCGCAGTCAAACCCCCCTGACTGTTCCCGAGGCGATTCAAGCCATCAAGGCCGTTTTGGCCATGAATAACATCGCTTTGATCAATCAAGGCGATAAGTTCGTTAAGGCTGTCCCCATCACTGCAGCCCCTCAAGAGGGACTTCAAATCCAGACCAATCAAGCCGACCAGGTGATTCATCCTGAAACCGATGAACTCGTCAGTGAAGTCGTTCCCCTGAAGTTTATTGACCCGGCTGAAGCACAAAAGGCCATTGCCGGCCTCATCCATGCCTATGGAAAAATCCTTCCTTTGGAACGAATTAACAGCCTTCTGATCGCGGATACATCCGTTAATCTCAATCGCATCAAAGACATCCTGGCCCGTATTGATCAGCCGCTGGACATCAAAGAGTCCATACACATCCTGCAAATGCGCAACTCCAAACCTTCGGATATCAAAACAAAACTGGAAGAAATCATTGCGGACCAGAAAGATAAGGAAAAGCAGCCTACCGTCCGTCGTTTAAACACCTCAGGCGCGCCCGGAGTTGACACCACCCCCGTGACCATTCCCGGCGTGATCCGAGCCCGCAACATGATTCCCACCGGAACCCCGAAAACTACTGACGCCACAGAGGGAAGTGACTCAAGCGACGACCGGATGATCAGGGGCAATGTTAAAGTCATCGCCGATGACCGGACAGGCTCCCTGATTATTATTACCCGCGAGGAAAATATGAAATTTTTCGAGCAGGTTGTGTCCGCGCTGGATGTGGGAACCGCCCCGGACGTGACCATCGAGGTCATACGCCTTGAGTATGCTGATGCCGAGGAAGTAGCGTCCATGCTGAACGCCTTGATCGGGGCAGCCGCTAGCACAACCTCAAAATCTTCCACTCCGAAAAAGACAAGTGCCACCAGCAGTACGGCGGCTCGCACCGATGGCACCCCCGGCTCAACAACGACAGCCGCCGCCCGCGAAGAGCCTCGCAGTTATCAGCTACAGGAATTTATTGACCAGCAGCGGCAACTAGCCAGTGCCAAAGGCCCCGAGGGCAAGACCAAGGTCGGTCAACTTTCGGCAGAAAATATCAAAATTCTCGCCGATACACGGATCAACGGCTTGATTCTCATGGCCAGCAAAGCCGATATGGCGGCACTGAAAGACATTCTGAAGGGGATGGATGTCATGCTCTCGCAGGTGCTGATCGAAGCCGTTATCATGCAAGTATCATTGGACAAGAATCTGGAACGCGGCGTGGACTGGGTTCAACGCTCCATGATTGCCTATAATGGTCGCAATGGCGGGCGGAATGCAGAATTCGGATTTGCTGGCGCTGGCGGTGGCGGGAAAGGCACTCCCATAAACGCCACAACCATCAACTCATCGGCAGGTATTGGAGGCGCTGGCGGACTTACTTACTATTTCACCCAGTTCGGACTCAATCTTGACGCGGTGATCAAAATGTCGCAAAGCGATAATCGCTCAAAAATCATCGCCTCACCCATCATCCTCACCACCGATAACAAGGAAGCTAAAATTGAAGTTTCTGATGAAGATTATTTTTACAAAGGCGTCAGTTACGTCGGGTCTTACGGGGCAACCTCACAACAATCCGTCCCCAATGTTGAAGCCAGGAAAGTCGGGTTAAGCTTGGTAGTCACCCCCCGTATCAACGCCAAAAAGTTCGTTGTGATGGAAATCGCCCAAAAGATCGAGGATATTTCTAGTTATAAAACCATCGTCGACAGCAGTGGTAAAAATGATTGGCCGATAGTCTCCTCACGCGAAATGACCGCCTCAGTCTCTGTCCGAAATGGTGAAACAATTATTCTCGGAGGACTGGTTAAAAATCATAATACTGAGAACAAGAACGGCATACCCTTCCTCAACAAACTTCCTTTCATCGGTTTTCTTTTTGGTGCAGCCAGTGATACCGGTAAACGCTCCGAGATTGTGGTATTCATCACCCCTTATGTTCTCGACTCGCCGGAAGAAATTGAAACTGAGTCAGCCCGCCGTAAGGCAGCTTTAAGTGCTGACTCCGCGGGAATGTGGGAAAAGGGCTGGTCAGACAGCAATCTGGCAGACCCGCCGAAAAACAGCAGGGGCTGGAAAAGTCTTTTGAAATAA
- a CDS encoding PilN domain-containing protein, with product MAVKVLTSLAVRSHSLEWAVLHKVGEKNSSSPSRSVELDLGEKQKDLITALQTDRDRLIDEIRTKCGRVPAPVSIGIPASWVLLRIAELPSGSPEEIKSMAELQIDKFSPFPIEESAISHEILSEQDGRCRLLLSAIRTDTINLLAGALRAAGIEPKWVDINLLGWWKLIQDAGKVQQTGLQVSIILEDSSCDIIIASAGIPIAMRSLSGMDEIPAAEADEEIARETALTLSSLDLNHDGVHPVSFSVWHRGESPTGLIKVFADQFQITAHPEALDALPSLAEGLLRRTETRTSGRMDLAPIAWLQTETALRTKRRVIIISIVAASLWLTGMLALFGSIQFQKSSIDSLTRELTELKGPAEKVKAVRERTQGLTKYMDRSFSGLECLREISDRLPQGITLKSFNYHKNKNLEMSGEAEEYAQIADFKKDLERSKLFIASELSRTRRTKDGKEEFKIVCTLPGGEQP from the coding sequence ATGGCTGTTAAAGTTCTTACAAGTTTAGCTGTGCGGTCCCACTCATTGGAGTGGGCTGTTCTGCATAAAGTAGGTGAAAAGAACTCCTCAAGCCCGTCTCGTTCTGTCGAATTGGATCTTGGCGAGAAGCAAAAAGATCTGATAACGGCTCTCCAAACCGACCGAGATCGGCTGATTGATGAGATCCGCACCAAATGCGGTCGTGTACCCGCTCCGGTCAGCATCGGAATTCCGGCCTCGTGGGTCTTGCTGAGGATCGCGGAACTCCCCTCCGGCAGTCCTGAAGAAATCAAAAGCATGGCTGAACTTCAAATCGATAAGTTTTCCCCGTTCCCCATCGAGGAATCAGCCATTTCTCACGAAATCCTTTCAGAACAGGACGGGCGTTGCCGACTTCTGTTAAGTGCGATCCGCACCGATACCATCAATCTTCTGGCGGGTGCCTTGCGGGCTGCCGGCATCGAACCCAAATGGGTGGATATCAACCTTCTAGGCTGGTGGAAATTGATTCAGGATGCTGGCAAAGTCCAACAAACCGGCCTTCAGGTTTCCATTATTCTGGAAGACTCATCTTGCGATATCATCATCGCCTCTGCCGGAATTCCTATTGCCATGCGCTCTTTAAGTGGCATGGACGAGATACCCGCCGCTGAAGCAGATGAAGAGATCGCCAGGGAAACCGCATTAACACTCTCGTCCCTGGATTTGAATCACGACGGAGTTCATCCGGTCTCCTTTTCCGTCTGGCACAGGGGCGAAAGTCCAACGGGCCTCATCAAAGTTTTCGCTGATCAGTTCCAAATCACGGCGCACCCCGAAGCCCTTGATGCTCTTCCCTCGCTCGCTGAGGGCTTGCTCCGCCGAACTGAAACCAGAACTTCCGGAAGAATGGATTTGGCGCCCATCGCCTGGCTGCAAACGGAAACGGCCTTGCGAACAAAGCGACGGGTGATCATCATTTCCATTGTCGCGGCGTCCCTCTGGCTCACAGGAATGCTAGCCCTTTTCGGGAGTATTCAATTCCAAAAAAGCAGCATCGATTCACTCACCCGTGAACTGACAGAACTCAAAGGGCCGGCGGAAAAAGTGAAAGCCGTACGGGAGCGGACTCAGGGGTTGACCAAATACATGGATCGTTCCTTCTCCGGACTGGAATGTCTGCGTGAAATCAGTGACCGACTCCCCCAGGGAATCACGCTGAAATCCTTTAATTACCACAAGAACAAGAATCTCGAGATGAGTGGTGAGGCAGAGGAATATGCACAGATTGCTGATTTCAAAAAGGATCTAGAACGTTCCAAGCTCTTTATCGCCTCGGAATTATCACGTACCCGCCGCACCAAAGATGGCAAAGAGGAATTCAAAATCGTCTGCACCTTGCCGGGAGGTGAACAGCCATGA